From a single Miltoncostaea oceani genomic region:
- a CDS encoding Chromate resistance protein ChrB — protein sequence MRWVLMTYRLPREPSTPRIALWRRLRRLGALQILDGLVALPLDAQTREQLEWLADGVIEAGGEASVLLAEPTSIADERRLAERMAASVAKEYVQVEAAAERAAETKAGRVQAVRLLRRRLRDIRRRDHFPPPERARAEQAVERLAVAAGSVV from the coding sequence ATGCGATGGGTGCTCATGACCTATCGGCTCCCCCGCGAGCCGTCCACGCCCCGGATCGCCCTCTGGCGGCGGCTGCGAAGGCTCGGGGCGCTCCAGATCCTCGACGGTCTCGTGGCTCTGCCCCTCGACGCCCAGACCCGCGAGCAACTCGAGTGGCTTGCGGATGGGGTGATCGAGGCAGGAGGGGAAGCGTCGGTTCTGCTCGCCGAGCCTACCTCGATCGCCGACGAGCGCCGGCTGGCCGAGCGGATGGCCGCATCGGTCGCGAAGGAGTACGTGCAGGTGGAGGCGGCCGCCGAGCGGGCGGCGGAGACCAAGGCCGGGCGCGTGCAGGCTGTGAGGCTGCTCCGGCGGCGCCTTCGCGACATACGCCGACGCGACCACTTCCCGCCCCCCGAGAGGGCGCGGGCCGAGCAGGCTGTCGAGCGCCTGGCGGTCGCGGCGGGGAGCGTCGTGTGA
- a CDS encoding helix-turn-helix transcriptional regulator translates to MAILNRMSGDRVLLEVVQDAVELFGAQVRAARAERRWTAAELARRAGVSKGTVLKVEGGHPGVSIGTAFQLAALVGVPLFGRDERRLAADARAARAAVIGRRVRRPAEPDVDLDF, encoded by the coding sequence GTGGCTATTCTGAACCGAATGAGTGGCGATCGAGTCTTGTTGGAGGTTGTCCAGGACGCCGTCGAGTTGTTCGGCGCCCAGGTGAGGGCAGCGCGCGCCGAGCGTCGGTGGACCGCCGCTGAGCTCGCCCGACGGGCAGGCGTTAGCAAGGGCACGGTGCTGAAGGTCGAGGGGGGCCATCCGGGCGTCTCGATCGGGACGGCGTTCCAGCTGGCGGCTCTCGTCGGCGTCCCGTTGTTCGGCCGGGACGAGCGGAGGCTCGCCGCCGACGCCCGGGCCGCGAGGGCTGCTGTCATCGGCCGCCGCGTGCGGCGACCGGCCGAGCCGGACGTCGATCTCGACTTCTGA